A single Capra hircus breed San Clemente chromosome 13, ASM170441v1, whole genome shotgun sequence DNA region contains:
- the OGFR gene encoding opioid growth factor receptor, whose protein sequence is MEDPDCDSTWDEDEEEDGEGPRAEAGEDGETGAPGNAEAEEDARPSALQLKVTVSRNWRAALDTRRYRHHYPDLVEGDDSGDMLNLSFYKNEIRFLPNGCFIEDILQNWKEDYELLEDNHSYIQWLFPLREPGVNWHAKPLTLREIEAFKKSEEVRKRLVQAYELMLGFFGIQLEDRDTGQVCRAHNYQKRFQNLNWHSHNNLRITRILKSLGELGLAHYQAPLARFFLEETLVRRQLPGLRHSALDYFVFTVRCRHQRRELLHFAWEHFRPRCRFVWGPQDKLQKFKPCSPPCSPRLACPRQAKEEESPGEPPIKAGTQRHTCGLGKDEEVGPLAEGPQLPGTESQEVRALERDQGDETSEEQGPESPNPKESKKRKLEANLRERALGEPGASASEVEKIALNLEGCALSQGNLRAETQEVVSQAPEEAKQPCPQPPGAKVADEVRKRRKMDQGASDHPEAAANGGTLTLATTKPPALSECSEAEEGANGVKEEAEGQAGLEQSAPGSPATEGPEVERAEPTEGGPCVHPGEP, encoded by the exons ATGGAGGACCCGGACTGCGACTCGACCTGGGACGAGGATGAGGAGGAGGACGGCGAGGGCCCGCGGGCGGAAGCCGGCGAGGATGGCGAGACCGGCGCTCCGGGGAACGCGGAAGCCGAGGAAGACGCGCGGCCCAGCGCGCTCCAG CTCAAGGTGACAGTGTCCCGAAATTGGCGAGCTGCACTGGACACACGCCGGTACCGGCACCACTACCCG GATCTGGTAGAAGGAGATGACAGTGGTGACATGCTCAACCTGAGTTTCTACAAAAATGAGATTCGGTTCCTGCCTAACG GCTGTTTCATTGAGGACATTCTTCAGAACTGGAAGGAAGACTATGAACTCCTGGAGGACAATCACTCCTACATCCAGTG GCTGTTTCCACTGCGGGAGCCAGGGGTGAACTGGCACGCCAAGCCCCTCACGCTCCGGGAGATCGAG GCATTTAAGAAGTCTGAGGAGGTCAGGAAGCGGCTGGTCCAGGCCTACGAGCTCATGCTGGGCTTCTTCGGGATCCAGCTCGAGGACCGAGATACCGGCCAGGTGTGCCGAGCACACAACTACCAGAAGCGTTTCCAGAACCTCAACTG GCACAGCCACAACAACCTCCGCATCACCCGCATCCTCAAGTCTCTGGGGGAGCTGGGACTGGCGCACTACCAGGCACCCCTGGCCCGCTTCTTCCTGGAGGAGACGCTGGTGCGGAGGCAGCTGCCAGGCTTGCGGCACAGCGCCCTGGACTACTTTGTGTTCACTGTGCGCTGCCGGCACCAGCGCCGCGAGCTGCTGCACTTCGCCTGGGAGCACTTCCGGCCCCGCTGCAGGTTCGTCTGGGGGCCCCAGGACAAACTGCAGAAGTTCAAGCCATGCTCACCGCCCTGCTCACCCCGGCTGGCCTGCCCCAGACAGGCGAAGGAGGAGGAGAGCCCTGGGGAACCCCCCATCAAAGCCGGCACCCAGAGGCACACCTGCGGGCTGGGGAAGGACGAGGAAGTAGGCCCGCTGGCTGAGGGTCCCCAGCTACCTGGCACAGAGTCCCAGGAGGTCAGAGCCCTGGAGAGGGACCAGGGAGATGAGACCAGCGAGGAGCAGGGACCAGAGTCACCAAACCCCAAGGAGAGCAAGAAGAGGAAGCTAGAGGCGAATCTGCGGGAGCGGGCCCTGGGGGAGCCAGGTGCCAGCGCCTCTGAGGTGGAGAAGATCGCCCTGAACCTGGAGGGCTGTGCCCTCAGCCAGGGCAACCTCAGGGCAGAGACCCAGGAGGTGGTCAGCCAGGCCCCAGAGGAGGCCAAgcagccctgcccccagcccccgggGGCCAAGGTGGCCGATGAGGTAAGGAAGCGAAGGAAGATGGACCAAGGTGCCAGTGATCACCCAGAGGCAGCAGCCAATGGTGGCACCCTGACACTGGCCACCACTAAGCCCCCTGCCCTATCTGAGTGCTCAGAGGCTGAAGAGGGTGCAAATGGGGTcaaagaggaagcagaaggcCAGGCAGGGCTGGAGCAGAGTGCCCCTGGGAGCCCAGCCACTGAAGGACCAGAAGTGGAGAGGGCCGAGCCCACAGAGGGGGGCCCTTGTGTTCATCCCGGAGAGCCTTAG
- the MRGBP gene encoding MRG/MORF4L-binding protein: MGEAEVGGGGAAGDKGPGEAATSPAEETVVWSPEVEVCLFHAMLGHKPVGVNRHFHMICIRDKFSQNIGRQVPSKVIWDHLSTMYDMQALHESEILPFPNPERNFILPEEIIQEVREGKVIIEEEMKEEMKEDVDPHNGADDVFSSSGSLGKATEKSSKDKEKNNSDLGSKEGPDKRKRSRVTDKVLTANSNPSSPSAAKRRRT, from the exons ATGGGGGAGGCCGAggtgggcggcggcggcgcggccgGCGACAAGGGCCCTGGGGAGGCGGCCACCAGCCCGGCCGAGGAGACGGTGGTGTGGAGCCCCGAGGTGGAGGTGTGCCTCTTCCACGCCATGCTGGGCCACAAGCCCGTCG GGGTGAACCGGCACTTCCACATGATCTGTATCCGAGACAAGTTCAGCCAGAACATCGGTCGGCAGGTCCCATCCAAGGTCATCTGGGACCACCTGAGCACCATGTATGACATGCAGGCACTG CACGAGTCTGAGATTCTTCCGTTCCCAAATCCAGAGAGGAACTTCATCCTTCCAGAAGAAATCATTCAAGAAGTCCGAGAAG GAAAAGTAATCATCgaggaggaaatgaaagaggaaatgaaggaaGATGTGGACCCCCACAACGGGGCTGATGATG TTTTTTCATCTTCAGGAAGCTTGGGGAAAGCAACAGAAAAGTCcagcaaagacaaagaaaagaacaaCTCGGACTTGGGGTCCAAAGAGGGGCCAGACAAGCGGAAGCGCAGCCGGGTCACCGACAAAGTCCTGACCGCCAACAGCAACCCCTCCAGCCCCAGCGCGGCCAAGCGGCGCCGGACGTAG